CGCCCGCGGTGCCGCCTCACCTCCCGGTACATGTCCAGGTCGCCCCACACGCCGAGTACGAACAGGGCGAGCGGCAGCAGCGCCCACAGCGCTCCCCACAGCACCGGCGCGGCGAGCGCGGCCACCGTCAGGGGCGCGGCGAGGCTGGCCCCGGCGCGCGGACCGGTGACGAAGCCGCCCTGGAGGTGCCGTCTGCCGAGGATGAGCGGGACGGCGAGCCGGGCGCGGGCGAAGACCTTGTCGAGGACGATCCGCACGGTGTCGTCGTGGTCGTGCCGGCCGCGCACCTCCAGGGAGCTGAGCACCGTGTACCGCTCCGAGATGCGGCGCCCGTAGTCCTGGTCCTCGGTGTGCCGCAGGATCGGGTTGAACGGTCCGACCTCGTCGAAGACGCGGCGGGGGATCGCCAGGATCGCGGTGTGGACGGTGTCGATGACCCCCTCGGACTTCAGCAGCAGGTAGTACTGCTGGAGCGAGCGGTACTCCTCGATCAGGCTGTCGCGGATGAGCGGCTCCGGCTCGTAGGTGCCGCAGATCGCCCCGTACCCCTGTCCGGAGCCGAGGAGTTCGACGGACTTGGCGACGGCGTCGGGGTGCATGGCGACGTCGGAGTCGAGGAAGACGAGGATCTCGCCCGAGGAGAGTTCGGCGCCGAGGTTGCGGGCGACCGCGACCCCGCCGTTGACGCCGGTGGAGACCACCCGGGCGCCGGCCGCCGCGGCGATCGCGGCGGAGTCGTCGGTGGAGCAGTCGTCGACGACGAGGACCTCGATGTTCGGGTACGTCTGGGCGAGGGCGGCCTCGACGCACAGGCCGATCGAGCGGCCGTAGTTGTAGTTGGGGACGATGACGGAGACCAGCGGAACGGACATGATCGGGTTCTCCTAGAAAAGGACCTTGGCGAGGGAGAGGGCCCCCTGCCGCCACGGTTCGACACTGGTGACGCCCTCGCCCTTCTTCGCGGGGCGGGCGCCGGCGGGGAGCGCGGCGGTGGCGAGCCGCTGCTCGCGCCACCAGGCGAAGGTGCGCAGGATCGCGTCCTGGTTGGAGTACTTCGGCCGGAAGCCGAGGACGTCCCGGGCCTTGTCGGTGGAGACGAAGCTGTCGTCGAGGAGCTTGTGCAGCAGGCGTCCGTAGACCGGGGAGAGGCCGGAGCGCTGGAGCAGGCTGAGCGCGGCGAGCGCCGGCCTCGCGGGCATCGAGCGGACCCGCTTGCCGTGCCCGGCGGCGTCCAGGACGGCCTGGAAGTCCTCCCGTATCGTGCCGAACGAGGT
This sequence is a window from Streptomyces sp. NBC_00691. Protein-coding genes within it:
- a CDS encoding glycosyltransferase family 2 protein encodes the protein MSVPLVSVIVPNYNYGRSIGLCVEAALAQTYPNIEVLVVDDCSTDDSAAIAAAAGARVVSTGVNGGVAVARNLGAELSSGEILVFLDSDVAMHPDAVAKSVELLGSGQGYGAICGTYEPEPLIRDSLIEEYRSLQQYYLLLKSEGVIDTVHTAILAIPRRVFDEVGPFNPILRHTEDQDYGRRISERYTVLSSLEVRGRHDHDDTVRIVLDKVFARARLAVPLILGRRHLQGGFVTGPRAGASLAAPLTVAALAAPVLWGALWALLPLALFVLGVWGDLDMYREVRRHRGRLFLGYFVAVNFLVNLTVFAAIGVAGAQWLCSKRFRHLYDPQPRPDLPAPTAGTDLPTAAGAAGVAAGASRG